One Perognathus longimembris pacificus isolate PPM17 chromosome 2, ASM2315922v1, whole genome shotgun sequence DNA segment encodes these proteins:
- the LOC125345690 gene encoding olfactory receptor 2A5-like — translation MTANQTRVPEFVLLGFPFSPRTKLLLAGLFSLFYAFTLLGNGVILGLIWLDLKLHSPMYFFLSHLAIVDIAYASNNVPKMLASLLRERETISFVPCIIQTFLYLAFAHAECLMLVMMSYDRYVAICHPLRYSIIMSWRVCTTLAVTCWACAFLLALVHVILLLRLPFCGPHEINHFFCEILSVLKLACADTRLNVVIIFAACVFILVGPLCLVLVSYTRIVLAILRIQSGAGRRKAFSTCSSHLCVVGLFFGSAIVMYMAPKSSHPEEQQKILSLFYSLFNPMLNPVIYSLRNAEVKGALKRVLWKQRSG, via the coding sequence ATGACTGCGAATCAGACCCGGGTCCCTGAGTTTGTTCTTCTGGGATTCCCATTCAGCCCAAGGACAAAGCTCTTGCTCGCTGGCCTCTTCTCTCTGTTCTATGCCTTCACTCTGTTAGGGAATGGCGTCATCCTGGGGCTCATCTGGCTGGACCTGAAGCTTCAcagccccatgtacttcttcctctcccACCTGGCCATCGTGGACATTGCCTACGCATCCAACAATGTCCCCAAGATGCTGGCAAGCCttctgagggagagagaaacaattTCTTTTGTTCCATGCATAATTCAGACCTTTTTATACCTGGCTTTTGCTCATGCTGAGTGTCTCATGTTGGTGATGATGTCCTATGATCGGTACGTGGCCATCTGCCATCCCCTTCGATACTCTATCATCATGAGCTGGAGAGTGTGTACCACTCTGGCTGTCACTTGCTGGGCATGTGCCTTCCTCCTGGCCCTGGTCCATGTCATTCTCCTCCTCAGGCTGCCCTTCTGTGGGCCTCATGAAATCAACCACTTCTTCTGTGAAATCCTGTCTGTGCTCAAGCTGGCCTGTGCTGACACCAGGCTCAATGTAGTCATCATCTTCGCAGCCTGTGTGTTCATCCTAGTGGGCCCCCTGTGCCTGGTGCTGGTCTCCTACACGCGCATCGTGCTGGCCATCCTGAGGATCCAGTCAGGGGCAGGCCGCAGGAAGGCTttctccacctgctcctcccacCTCTGCGTGGTGGGGCTCTTCTTTGGCAGTGCCATTGTCATGTACATGGCTCCCAAGTCCAGCCACCCTGAGGAGCAGCAGAAGATCCTCTCACTGTTCTATAGCCTTTTCAACCCCATGCTGAACCCCGTGATCTACAGCCTGAGGAATGCAGAGGTCAAGGGCGCCCTAAAAAGAGTGTTGTGGAAACAGAGATCAGGGTGA